In Pantoea agglomerans, the genomic stretch TCTCTCCCAGCATTTCAGCAATGCGGGCGATACGGTATCCCTGAAAGTACAGGAGCAAGGCCTGCCTGCGGGGATCGAGGTCTTCGGGGGCGAGTGTCGTTGTCATGGCCCCAAAATACGGCCCCGGCAGTCCCTTTTCCGCCGCCCCTCATTGTGTGGTTTTCCGCACAATGGCCCCGCGTTGTTTCGATACCCCTCCCGCCGCAAACATAGAGCCTCAAAGCGAATTTTTACAACGGAGCCTGGCTCATGACAGTAACTGCAAAGCGTTTTCGGATCGGGGTGGAAGGTGCCACCACGGACGGGCGCGAAATTTCCCGCGAGTGGCTCGTGCAGATGGCCGCCGCGTACAACCCGCAGGTCTACACCGCGCTGATTAATCTGGAGCACATCAAGTCTTACGCCCCGGACAGCACCTTTAACCGCTACGGCTCGGTGAGCGCGCTGGTTGCGGAGGAAATCCCCGACGGACCGCTGGCCGGGAAAATGGCGCTCTACGCCGACATCCTGCCAACAGATTCGCTCGTCGAGCTGGTCAAAAAGGGCCAGAAGCTTTTCACCTCCATGGAGGTCAGCACTAAATTTGCCGACACCGGCAAAGCCTACCTGGTCGGCCTGGCTGCCACGGACGATCCGGCGAGCCTCGGCACCGAAATGCTGGCGTTCAGCGCGTCGGCGGAAAAGAACCCGCTGGCAAACCGCAAGCAGCACCCGGACAACCTCTTTACCGCCGCCACCGAAACCGTGATCGAGCTGGAAGACGTGCCGGAGGAAAAGCCCGCCCTGTTTACCCGCATCAAGGCGATGTTTGCCAAACAAAAGCAGACCGATGACGACCGTTTCAGCGACGTGCATCAGGCGGTCGAGCTGATTGCCAGCGAGCAGCAGAACTATGGCACCCGCACCGACAGAACGCTGGGCGAGCAGGCCGAGCGCCTGAGCCAGCTGGAAAGCAGCCTGCAGTCGCAGCTGGATGATCTGTCGGCGCAGAAGGAAGCCTTTAACGCACTCAAAGAGCAGCTGGAGCGCGCAGACAGCCGCCCCGACTACCGCCAGCGCGCACCGGGCGGCGATGCGCCGGCCGCTCACCTGACCAACTGCTAAGGAGCAGTACACCCCATGAAAAAACAGACCCGTTTTGCCTTTAACGCCTACCTGAGCCAGCTGGCGCGCATCTATTCCGTGGAGATTGCGGAGCTTTCCAGCAAGTTCAGCGTGGAGCCGTCCGTGGCGCAGACGCTGGAGGACACCATCCAGCAGAGCACCGCGTTTCTGACGCTGGTTAACGTTATCGCCGTATCCGAACAGTCCGGCCAGCTGCTGGGCCTCGGCGTCGGCAGCACCATCGCGGGCACTACCGATACCAGCTCTAAGGACCGCGAGCCGACCGATCCAACGGCGATGACCGACACCGAGTACAAGTGCGAGCAGACCAACTTCGACACGGCCATTACCTACGCGAAGCTGGACATGTGGGCGAAGTTTCAGGACTTCCAGACCCGCATCCGCGACGCCATCGTGAAGCGCCAGGCGCTGGACCGCATCATGATCGGCTTCAACGGCATGAAGCGCGCCAAAACCTCTAACCGCGCAGAGAACCCGCTGCTGCAGGACGTCAACAAAGGCTGGCTGCAGAAGCTGCGCGAAGACGCCCCGGACAACGTGATGGGCAGCACGACTAAAGACGGCGAAACCACCGCCGGATCGGTGAAGGTCGGCAAAGGTGGCGCCTATCTCAACCTGGACGCGCTGGTCATGGATGCGGTTAACGAGCTTATCGATCCCATCTTCCAGGACGATGACGAAATGGTGGTTATCTGCGGGCGCGAGCTGCTGTCTGACAAGTATTTCCCGCTGGTCAACAACGAGCAGGCCAATACCGAAAAGCTTGCCGCCGATCTCATCATCAGCCAGAAACGTATGGGCGGCCTGCAGGCGGTGCGCGCGCCGTACTTCCCGGCTAATGCCCTGCTGATCACCCGTCTGGATAACCTGTCGATTTACTGGCAGGAGGACACCCGCCGCCGCTCGGTTATCGACAATCCGAAGCGCGACCGCATCGAGAACTACGAGTCGGTTAACGAGGCGTACGTGGTGGAGGATTACCGCTGCGCCGCGCTGATCGAAAACATCACCATTGGCGACTTTAGCGCGCCCGCTGATGCCGGTGCCAGAGCGTAAACCATGAGCCTGAGTCCCGCACGGCAGCACCGCCTGCGCGTTCAGGCTGAGCAGGCCGCCCGCACGGGCGGCTCTGCCCGGCACGCGAACGGATACGAGCTGATGCTGATGCAGCTGGGTGAAGACCGCCGCCGCCTTAAGGGCATTCAGTCCAACGTCAAAAAAGCCGAAATCAAGGTAGAAGTGCTGCCGAAATATGCCGCCTGGGTAGACGGCGTGCTGGCCGCCGACGGCGCGCAACAGGATGACGTGCTGATGTACGTGATGCTGTGGCGCATTGACGCCGGGGATTATGCCGGGGCGCTGGCCGTTGGCCGCCATGCCCTTAAGCACGGCTGGTCTATGCCGCAGGGGTTTAACCGAAACGTGCAGACCCTGCTGGTCGAAGAGATGGCCGACGCCGCTAAAAATGCCCTGATGGCAGAAAGCGACTTTGATCCTGACCTGCTGATGCAGACGCTGGAGGCAAGCGACGGGCTGGATATGCCGGACCAGTCGCGTGCCCGCCTGCACAAGTCCATCGGCTACGTGCTTACCGGCAGCCAGCCCATGATGGCCCTGAATCATCTTAAGCAGGCGCTGCAGCTCGACGAGCGCTGTGGCGTGAAAAAAGACATTGAGCAGCTGGAGCGGAAAATCCGCAACGCCAGCTGATAACCGGACGTGCCCACGCGCGGGGCGGCACGGGGTGGCGACAGGCTGAGCCTTATCAAAACCCCGTCCACCGCCCAACCTTTTCAGGAGTATCAAGGCTATGGAATTTGTAGCGCCGCAGAAGGCGACGGGAACGCCGGAAATTATCCCCAACAACTCGTTCTGGCCGGACGTCGATCTGGCGAGGTTCAGAGCCGCAATGCGCGTAGACGGCACCGTGACGCCGGAGCGCTTAAAGCAGGTAGTGCTCACCGCGATGGCGGAGGTCAATACCGAGCTTTATTCATGGCGCGAGCGGCAGGAGCTGCGCGGGTTTAACACCCTGGCCGACGTGCCGGCGGAGAAGCTGGCCGGTGAGAGCGTGCGCCTGCATCACTACTTTAACGCGGTGTGGTGCTGGACCCGTGCGGTGCTTAACGAGCGCTATCAGGACTTTGACGCGACCGCCGCAGCGGCGAAGCGCGGCGAGGAGCTGGCCGACACGACCGGCGACCTGTGGCGGGATGCGCGCTGGGCCATCAGCCGCGTGCAGAACCTGCCGCACAGCACCGTGGAGCTTATCTGATGAAAGTGCGTGCGCAGCAGTACGACACAGTAGACGCGATCTGCTGGCGTCATTACGGGCGCACGCAGGGCATGACCGAGCAGGTTATACGGGCGAATCCGGGGCTGTCTGAGCATGGCCCCATCCTGCCGCACGGGCTGGAAGTGGAATTGCCGGACGTGACGACGACGGCAACCGTGCAGGCCGTCCAGCTTTGGGACTGAACTATGTGGGAAAAAATCAGCACCTTTATCACCTGGTGCGTGGCGGTAGTGATGGCGTGGCTGGGTGGCATGGATCTAAAGGACGTTTCTACCGTGGCCGGTGTCTTCATCGGCCTGCTGATGGCGCTTATCAGCTGGTACTACAAGCACAAAACCTACCTGCTGCTGGCAAGCGGGCGCATCACGCGGGAGGACTATGAATCTGCAAACCGTTAAGCGCTGCGCCGTGGGCGTGGTGCTGGCGCTGGCCGCCACGCTGCCCGGCTTTCAGCAGCTGCACACCTCCGTGGAGGGGCTGAAGCTCATCGCGGACTATGAGGGCTGCCGCCTGCAGCCGTACCAGTGCAGCGCCGGCGTCTGGACCGATGGGATCGGCAACACGCGCGGCGTGGTGCCGGGGAAAACCATCACGGAACGGCAGGCGGCGGGCAACTTCATCACCAACGTGTTACGCGTCGAGGCGGCACTGGCGCGCTGCGTGGCGGTATCAATGCCGCAGCAGGTTTATGACGTGCTGGTGTCGCTGGCGTTCAACGTCGGCACCGGCAACGCCTGCGGATCAACCATGGTAGCGCTGCTGAAACAGGGGCGATGGCGTGAGGCCTGCGGACAGCTGCCGCGCTGGGTGTACGTAAAAGGCGTATTTAATCAGGGGCTGGATAACCGCCGCCATCGTGAAATGGAGTGGTGTCTCAGGGGGGCGGGCGCATGAGGCGGGTGCTGCTGGCAGCAGCGCTTGCCCTTCTCCTACTGGCCGCGCTCGGCGTGCAGTCATGGCGGCTCAGCAATGCGCACCACACCATCAGCACGCAGCAGGCGACGATTGCGGACCAGGGCAAAAAGCTGTCGCAAAAGAACGGCCAGCTGATCGCCCTGAACATTCTGACGCAGACGAACAGCCAGGCGCAAACGCAGCTTTATGCCGCCGCCGAGCAAAACGGCAGGCTGCTGCGCGACCGGCAACGCACCATTGAGGAGCTTAAACGTGAAAATGAAGACCTGCGCCGCTGGGCTGATTCCCCTCTGCCTGATCCTGTTGTCCGGCTGCGCCAGCGACCGGCCCTCGCCGGAGGTGAATCTTACCGTGAGTGGCTGTCCCAAAATCACCCGCTGCCAGCTGGACCCGGCCGCGCCGCGAAGTAACGGCGACCTGAACGCCCTGCTGGATGAAACCGAGGCCGCCTGGGCGGCGTGCGCGGACAAAGTCGATACCATTATCAGCTGTCAGGAAAAAGACGATGAACAAGCCGCAGTCCTTGCGAAACGCCCTGAATAAAGCCGTGCCCTACGTGGCGGACAATCCCGACCGGCTGCACCTGTTCGTGGATAACGGCGCGCTGGTTGCCACGTCCGCCGCGTCGATCTCATGGGAATACCGCTACACCCTGAACGTGGTGATTACCGACTTTACCGGCGACCAGAACCTGCTGATGGCCCCGGTAATGTTCTGGCTGCGGGAAAATCAGCCGGACGCCCTGCAGAACCCCGGCGAGCGGGAAAAGCTCTTCACCTTTGAGGCCGACATCCTCGGCAATGACCGCTGCGACATCAGCATGAACCTGAAGCTGACCGAGCGGGTGCTGGCGCGGGAGGTGGACGGGAAAATGACGGTCGAGGCCATACCGGAGCCGGACGCGCCGGAGGAGTTCTGGACGGCGCGCCATGGCTGAACTGCATGAGGTTGACGCCTGGCTGGATGCGCTGCTGGCGCAGCTTGAACCGTCGGCCAGGACAAGGATGCTGCGCGAGGTTGCGCGCGACGTGCGCCGCATTCAGCAGGCGAACATCACGGCGCAGCGTGCCCCGGACGGCACCGCATGGGAACCCCGCCGCGTCACGGCCCGCACGAAGCCGGGCCGCATCCGGCGCAAGATGTTTGCGAAGCTCAAAACCACAAAGTACCTGAAGGCGCAGGCCAGCGCCGATCAGGCCGAAATAGCCTTTGCGCCTGCCGTGCAGAAGCTGGCCCGCGTGCATCACTACGGCCTGCGCGACCGGGTAAACCGGCGCGGCACGATGGTCAAATATGCGGAGCGCCCGCTGCTGGGCATGAATAGCGAGATTGAAAGCTCAGTGCGCGATACCCTGCTACGCTGGCTTAGCTCCAATTAATAGCCTACAAAGTCTCAATATGGCGCCTGGCTTTTTCAAAATTGATTTCATCAAGAACCGCTTTGCCAGCGCCGTCAGCCGAAGGGTAAATATCTGCCGCGTTAAACCCTGCTTTATATAAAAGTCTATAAGCTTGAAAAACCTCACTAACTGGAAGGGTGTACTTAAAAAAAATAGGATGGGGACTATCTGCAGTCAGTTCCTCTAAACTTTTCGTGCTAATAACCTCTCCTCTTTTTCCTTTATTTGGATGGACGGTAAATAGTCCATACTGGGCGGCAAGATGCGGGCTTACTGAACCTGCAGAAACATGCAACTTAATATTGGGATGAAGTGCAAGCATTTCAGTGTTTAATGCCCAAATAGCCAGCTTGCTGTTTTTTTTCCAGTTCATACAATTAGCAATGCAAGAACTAGCTGCAAAATAAAGTGCTGTATATGCCAATCGCGTCCAGTCTAACAGGCGCGTTGGCACCCCATGATGTTGAGCCATAGCCATAACGTCCAACAACTCTGAATTAGGCCATAGTGAAGGATTAATAAAAAACTTATTTTGCTTACCTATATCCAAATGTTCATTGCGAAGATGCTGACTGTCGTAGGGCACTCTAATGCCAACTCTATCGCAGCTTTTTACGAAAGAGCTTATTAATAATATTTCATTGGCTACTAGCTCATCTGCTTTAGGCTCAGACCCCAAGGTTATATAAGCTGGACTCTCTCTTAAAGCTGAAGGAATTAACTTCCATTCTGAATCTGCTTGTCCACGATACACAATATTATCGACGCAATTGGGATCGATTTTTTGAGTTGGTGAGAGCGCATCCCATAGTTCGTTAGCGTTACTAAATTCGCGAAGTTCATATGTAGGGTATTGGCGAGCTTCCATTATTTCATCCTTTTTTGAAGTTACCTTGTATCAGCGGCCACACAATCCTACACGCTGCCGTTTCAAATTTTTAGATGCCAATCTCTAGTAATGAACGAAAAACTGACCGAAATCATGCGCCTTATCACTAACCTGATCCGCACCGGCACCGTGTCCGAGGTGGACCCGGTGAACTGGCTGTGCCGGGTGAAAACGGGCGACATCGAAACCAACTGGATTAACTGGCTCACCATGCGCGCCGGCAGCACCCGCACATGGTGGAAACCCACCGTCGGCGAGCAAGTTGTGCTGCTGAGCCTGGGCGGCAATCTCGAAACCGCGTTTGCGCTGCCCGCCATCTATTCCGACGCTTTTCCGCCGCCGGACTACTCAGAAAACGGCGCGACAACCGTGTTTCAGGACGGCGGCTGGTTTCAGTACGAGCCGGAAACCGGCCAGCTGCTGATAAAGAACATCAAAAGCGTGCGCATAGAGGCGGCCGACGGGATTCGGCTCATCACTGAGCAGTTTGGCGTGGACGCTGACCAGACCCGGATCAACAGCGAAACCGTGATGAACGGCGCGGTGACGCAGGGCGGCGGCGGCATGAGTTCAAACGGCGTCGTGGTGCATACCCATCAGCACGGCGGCGTGAAGTCCGGCAGCGATATGTCAGGAGGTCCGCAATGATGTATCTCGGCATGAACCGCGACACCGGCGAGGCGATCACCGACATCGATCACATCCGGCAGAGCATACGGGACATTCTGATGACGCCGGAAGGCAGCCGCCTGCAGCGCCGCGAATACGGCTCGCTGCTGTCGGTGCTGATTGATCAGCCACAAAATGACGTGATCCGCCTGCAGGTGATGGCGGCAGTGTATACCGCGCTCAGCCGCTGGGAGCCGCGCATCAGGCTGAACACCGTCAACATTACCAGCGCCTTCGATGGCTCAATGGTGGTTGAACTGACCGGCCAGCGGGATGACGGCTCGCCGGTTGCCATGTCTGTTTCAACGGGGGTGAACAGTGGCAGTAATTGACCTTTCCCAGCTGCCCGCGCCTGAAGTGATTGAGGTGCCGGACTTTGAAACCCTGCTGACCGAGCGCAAAGAGGCGCTGATCGCGCTCTACCCGAAAGAGGAGCAGGCGGCGGTGCGCCGCGTGCTGGCGCTGGAGTCCGATCCGATGGTGAAGACGCTGCAGGAAAACACCTACAGGGAAATCCTGCTGCGCCAGCGTATCAACGAGGCGGCGCAGGCGGTCATGGTGGCCTACGCGCTCGGCAGCGATCTGGACCAGCTGGCCGCAAACCATAACGTGCAGCGCCTGACCGTGACCCCGGCTGACCCTGACGCAGTGCCGCCTGTCGATGCCGTGATGGAAACCGACGATGCCCTGCGCGTGCGCGTGCCGGAGGCGTTTGAGGGGCTGAGCGTGGCCGGGCCGACGGCGGCCTATGAGTTTCACGCAAAGAGCGCGGACGGCCGCGTCCAGGACGTGTCGGCAACCAGCCCGTCACCGGCCAGCGTGCTGATCACCGTTCTGAGCCGCGAAGGGAACG encodes the following:
- a CDS encoding GPO family capsid scaffolding protein, translated to MTVTAKRFRIGVEGATTDGREISREWLVQMAAAYNPQVYTALINLEHIKSYAPDSTFNRYGSVSALVAEEIPDGPLAGKMALYADILPTDSLVELVKKGQKLFTSMEVSTKFADTGKAYLVGLAATDDPASLGTEMLAFSASAEKNPLANRKQHPDNLFTAATETVIELEDVPEEKPALFTRIKAMFAKQKQTDDDRFSDVHQAVELIASEQQNYGTRTDRTLGEQAERLSQLESSLQSQLDDLSAQKEAFNALKEQLERADSRPDYRQRAPGGDAPAAHLTNC
- a CDS encoding phage major capsid protein, P2 family, which gives rise to MKKQTRFAFNAYLSQLARIYSVEIAELSSKFSVEPSVAQTLEDTIQQSTAFLTLVNVIAVSEQSGQLLGLGVGSTIAGTTDTSSKDREPTDPTAMTDTEYKCEQTNFDTAITYAKLDMWAKFQDFQTRIRDAIVKRQALDRIMIGFNGMKRAKTSNRAENPLLQDVNKGWLQKLREDAPDNVMGSTTKDGETTAGSVKVGKGGAYLNLDALVMDAVNELIDPIFQDDDEMVVICGRELLSDKYFPLVNNEQANTEKLAADLIISQKRMGGLQAVRAPYFPANALLITRLDNLSIYWQEDTRRRSVIDNPKRDRIENYESVNEAYVVEDYRCAALIENITIGDFSAPADAGARA
- a CDS encoding terminase endonuclease subunit, producing the protein MSLSPARQHRLRVQAEQAARTGGSARHANGYELMLMQLGEDRRRLKGIQSNVKKAEIKVEVLPKYAAWVDGVLAADGAQQDDVLMYVMLWRIDAGDYAGALAVGRHALKHGWSMPQGFNRNVQTLLVEEMADAAKNALMAESDFDPDLLMQTLEASDGLDMPDQSRARLHKSIGYVLTGSQPMMALNHLKQALQLDERCGVKKDIEQLERKIRNAS
- a CDS encoding head completion/stabilization protein encodes the protein MEFVAPQKATGTPEIIPNNSFWPDVDLARFRAAMRVDGTVTPERLKQVVLTAMAEVNTELYSWRERQELRGFNTLADVPAEKLAGESVRLHHYFNAVWCWTRAVLNERYQDFDATAAAAKRGEELADTTGDLWRDARWAISRVQNLPHSTVELI
- a CDS encoding tail protein X produces the protein MKVRAQQYDTVDAICWRHYGRTQGMTEQVIRANPGLSEHGPILPHGLEVELPDVTTTATVQAVQLWD
- a CDS encoding lysozyme, giving the protein MNLQTVKRCAVGVVLALAATLPGFQQLHTSVEGLKLIADYEGCRLQPYQCSAGVWTDGIGNTRGVVPGKTITERQAAGNFITNVLRVEAALARCVAVSMPQQVYDVLVSLAFNVGTGNACGSTMVALLKQGRWREACGQLPRWVYVKGVFNQGLDNRRHREMEWCLRGAGA
- the lysB gene encoding Rz-like lysis system protein LysB (The gene for this Rz-like phage lysis system protein may overlap extensively with the gene for the other spanin subunit, the Rz1-like protein in the outer membrane.); translation: MRRVLLAAALALLLLAALGVQSWRLSNAHHTISTQQATIADQGKKLSQKNGQLIALNILTQTNSQAQTQLYAAAEQNGRLLRDRQRTIEELKRENEDLRRWADSPLPDPVVRLRQRPALAGGESYREWLSQNHPLPAGPGRAAK
- the lysC gene encoding Rz1-like lysis system protein LysC (LysC is an Rz1-like component of a phage lytic system, substantially overlapping although not fully embedded in the gene for the Rz-like LysB component.) produces the protein MSGCASDRPSPEVNLTVSGCPKITRCQLDPAAPRSNGDLNALLDETEAAWAACADKVDTIISCQEKDDEQAAVLAKRPE
- a CDS encoding phage tail protein, encoding MNKPQSLRNALNKAVPYVADNPDRLHLFVDNGALVATSAASISWEYRYTLNVVITDFTGDQNLLMAPVMFWLRENQPDALQNPGEREKLFTFEADILGNDRCDISMNLKLTERVLAREVDGKMTVEAIPEPDAPEEFWTARHG
- a CDS encoding phage virion morphogenesis protein — protein: MAELHEVDAWLDALLAQLEPSARTRMLREVARDVRRIQQANITAQRAPDGTAWEPRRVTARTKPGRIRRKMFAKLKTTKYLKAQASADQAEIAFAPAVQKLARVHHYGLRDRVNRRGTMVKYAERPLLGMNSEIESSVRDTLLRWLSSN
- a CDS encoding FRG domain-containing protein translates to MEARQYPTYELREFSNANELWDALSPTQKIDPNCVDNIVYRGQADSEWKLIPSALRESPAYITLGSEPKADELVANEILLISSFVKSCDRVGIRVPYDSQHLRNEHLDIGKQNKFFINPSLWPNSELLDVMAMAQHHGVPTRLLDWTRLAYTALYFAASSCIANCMNWKKNSKLAIWALNTEMLALHPNIKLHVSAGSVSPHLAAQYGLFTVHPNKGKRGEVISTKSLEELTADSPHPIFFKYTLPVSEVFQAYRLLYKAGFNAADIYPSADGAGKAVLDEINFEKARRHIETL
- a CDS encoding phage baseplate assembly protein V; protein product: MNEKLTEIMRLITNLIRTGTVSEVDPVNWLCRVKTGDIETNWINWLTMRAGSTRTWWKPTVGEQVVLLSLGGNLETAFALPAIYSDAFPPPDYSENGATTVFQDGGWFQYEPETGQLLIKNIKSVRIEAADGIRLITEQFGVDADQTRINSETVMNGAVTQGGGGMSSNGVVVHTHQHGGVKSGSDMSGGPQ
- a CDS encoding GPW/gp25 family protein, with the protein product MMYLGMNRDTGEAITDIDHIRQSIRDILMTPEGSRLQRREYGSLLSVLIDQPQNDVIRLQVMAAVYTALSRWEPRIRLNTVNITSAFDGSMVVELTGQRDDGSPVAMSVSTGVNSGSN
- a CDS encoding baseplate J/gp47 family protein, whose translation is MAVIDLSQLPAPEVIEVPDFETLLTERKEALIALYPKEEQAAVRRVLALESDPMVKTLQENTYREILLRQRINEAAQAVMVAYALGSDLDQLAANHNVQRLTVTPADPDAVPPVDAVMETDDALRVRVPEAFEGLSVAGPTAAYEFHAKSADGRVQDVSATSPSPASVLITVLSREGNGEAAADLLATVNTALNAETVRPVADRVTVQGATIHDYSVKAKLHLFDGVAAGPCLEAANAQLAAYLTEQKKLGRSVRRESYGAVLRVPGVDWVEMIEPAADIILDRAAAGNCTGTDISVAADEVLI